A window of the Henningerozyma blattae CBS 6284 chromosome 10, complete genome genome harbors these coding sequences:
- the TBLA0J01470 gene encoding SPX and EXS domain-containing protein (similar to Saccharomyces cerevisiae SYG1 (YIL047C); ancestral locus Anc_7.233) gives MKFADNLTGSQVPEWHGKYLDYKYGKKKLHQYQLKLEAFKNNSNANLRSASLLEVKKFFIQDFIEDWIIPSQIIKCNDFYLHLLNFANLKLNILNDQLAIYNSKVNFHNNIDYGTTTSTNLPDYYFHKHNNNTLIKQFLSDEKLLPSWPKNLNPIKLFSKFSMGKETFKINTTSNAMGAINGSGEDDEDDEQLPICNPNWERKLLINSILNHLMYLQLIKSYRDINVTGFRKMIKKFDKICNTNELPTFKSYMFKNYSIFKHSNYTEDKDPLSKMETILENWLLNDLSNSNTTNAIANKKQINILIRNIKLKSSIDENIIHKNNTVILQMFLSGLLLGVSVILITYTLYLSITSNKDSHIHKALFPIWGGCYMVLLIILLFLFDCFIWHRFNINYKFIIFNKIYSKNGTNSFNNDFATTNIPENLYFLSFLIIITSIFSVLSFFNDSLTPYGQFYIMVIFIIIFLPNFKFAPPYFNKIINTKKKIIISLIRLCLSGLYPVEFIDFFLGDIVCSLTYSIADIALLKCIIETRYDETFICSSSNLVSMGILSCLPSYWRFMQCIRRYLDSNDWFPHLLNAVKYLFGMAYNGSLSAYRLSHHSPKRKPIFIVMASLNSMYTSIWDIMLDWSLLQSSDLDSLNNKNKNFLLRNDLYFAGNRNWKDGSYSKWGKSVYYFAMIFDIVIRFQWIVYAIAPQTIQQSAVTSFVLATTEVIRRFIWVIFRVENEHVANVQLLRVVGDSPLPYPIEMKRKVSNTNSTSQLDNETANEITNNSNDSESNSLLTNITTNTSIKNYISNNHKITNELTTSIPTPIDRPYHTIIRRKTYMMDGLSKSIPWAHTSDFQLPRIIPSNFTTTTTTTNSGLSINNNSDLENDPLSTTTSINEDN, from the coding sequence aTGAAATTTGCTGATAATCTTACTGGTTCACAAGTACCAGAATGGCATGGcaaatatttggattataaatatgggaaaaaaaaattacatcaaTATCAATTGAAACTCGAAGcctttaaaaataattcaaatgctAATCTTAGATCAGCTAGTCTATTAGAAgtcaaaaaattctttatccAGGATTTCATAGAAGATTGGATCATTCCTTCTCAAATCATCAAATGTAATGATTTCTATTtacatcttttaaattttgctaatttaaaattaaatatcttaAATGATCAATTGGCCATTTATAATTCAAAAGTCAATTTCCATAACAATATCGATTATGGTACCACTACATCCACTAATTTACcagattattatttccacAAACATAACAATAACACTTTAATAAAACAGTTTCTCAGcgatgaaaaattattaccttCGTGGCCCAAGAATTTAAAcccaattaaattattttctaaattctCCATGGGGAAGgaaacttttaaaattaataccaCTTCAAATGCTATGGGAGCCATCAATGGTAGTggtgaagatgatgaagatgatgaacaATTGCCTATTTGTAATCCAAATTGGGAACGTAAATTATTGATCAATTCCATTTTAAACCATTTGATGTATTTGCAATTGATTAAATCGTATAGAGATATTAATGTCACAGGGTTCCGTAAGATGATCAAGAAATTCGACAAGATATGTAATACAAATGAATTACCCACTTTCAAATCATATatgtttaaaaattattccatTTTCAAACATTCAAATTATACTGAAGATAAAGATCCTTTATCCAAGATGGAAACCATACTAGAAAATTGgttattaaatgatttatcCAATTCCAATACTACAAATGCCATTGCCAATAAAAAGcaaattaatattctaattagaaatattaaattgaaatcttccattgatgaaaatatcattcataaaaataatacagtAATCTTACAAATGTTTTTATCAGGTTTATTATTAGGTGTTTCAGTAATTCTAATCACTTATACTCTTTATTTATCAATCACTTCAAATAAAGATTCTCATATTCATAAGGCATTATTCCCTATTTGGGGTGGTTGTTATATggttcttttaataattttattgtttttattcGATTGCTTCATTTGGCATAGATTCAATATTAACTataaattcatcatctttaataaaatttattcaaaaaatggtactaattcttttaataatgatttcgCGACTACAAACATTCcagaaaatttatatttcttatcatttttaattataatcaCTTCCATTTTCTCAGTCTTAAGTTTCTTTAATGATTCTTTAACTCCATATGGtcaattttatataatggttattttcattattattttcttaccaaatttcaaatttgcCCCACcttatttcaataaaattattaatactaaaaaaaaaattattatttcattaattagATTATGTCTTTCAGGTCTATACCCAGTGGAATTCATTGATTTTTTCCTGGGTGATATCGTTTGTTCATTAACTTATTCCATCGCTGATATAGCTCTTTTGAAATGTATCATCGAAACAAGATACGATGAAACTTTTATTTGTAGTTCTTCGAATTTGGTATCAATGGGTATCTTATCATGTTTACCAAGTTATTGGAGATTTATGCAATGCATTAGAAGATACCTGGATTCCAATGATTGGTTCCCTCATCTTTTAAATGCtgtcaaatatttatttggcATGGCTTATAATGGTTCACTGTCTGCTTATAGATTATCTCACCATTCTCCAAAGAGGAAACCAATCTTTATAGTGATGGCCtctttaaattcaatgTATACTTCCATTTGGGATATTATGTTAGATTGGTCATTATTACAATCATCAGATTTggattctttaaataataagaataaaaatttcttattgAGAAATGATCTATATTTCGCTGGTAATAGAAATTGGAAAGATGGCTCTTATTCAAAATGGGGGAAATCAGTCTATTATTTTGCAATGatttttgatattgttattagatTCCAATGGATTGTTTATGCTATTGCTCCACAAACTATTCAACAAAGTGCAGTGACTTCTTTTGTTTTGGCAACTACCGAAGTTATTAGAAGATTCATTTGGGTCATTTTCCGTGTAGAAAATGAACATGTAGCAAATGTTCAATTATTAAGAGTAGTAGGTGATTCTCCCTTGCCTTATCCAATTGAAATGAAACGTAAGGTATCAAATACTAACTCAACATCTCAATTGGATAATGAAACTGCTAATGAAAttactaataattcaaatgatagTGAAAGTAATTCTCtattaacaaatattactactaatacttccattaaaaattatatttcaaataatcataaAATAACAAATGAGCTCACAACTTCAATCCCAACTCCAATTGATCGTCCATATCATACTATTATAAGGAGAAAGACTTATATGATGGATGGTCTTTCAAAATCTATTCCTTGGGCTCATACTTCTGATTTCCAACTACCAAGAATTATTCCATCAAATTTTACTACTACAACTACAACAACTAATTCTGGtctttcaattaataataattcggATCTAGAAAATGATCCTTTAAGCACCACAACAAGCATAAATGAAGATAATTGA